One Balneola vulgaris DSM 17893 genomic window carries:
- a CDS encoding helix-turn-helix domain-containing protein has product MKLDNAKLKQLRQSNAWSQSHLAEASGISLRTIQRIEKTGVVSPESANCICAAFDIQFDELSMDDNYQTSESPLIDLLKFKVTHMDKKAAIISFIVAFIIAYTIATSIGGTI; this is encoded by the coding sequence ATGAAACTGGATAATGCAAAACTAAAACAGCTTAGACAATCAAATGCCTGGAGTCAGTCCCATCTTGCTGAAGCAAGTGGAATTAGTTTGAGAACCATTCAACGAATTGAAAAAACGGGCGTTGTATCACCAGAATCAGCTAATTGTATTTGTGCTGCTTTTGATATTCAATTTGATGAGCTTTCCATGGATGATAATTATCAAACGTCAGAGTCCCCTCTTATAGATTTATTAAAGTTTAAAGTCACCCATATGGACAAAAAAGCAGCTATTATATCGTTTATCGTTGCATTTATTATAGCCTACACTATAGCGACTTCTATTGGCGGCACGATATAA
- a CDS encoding competence protein CoiA family protein translates to MIQYSFAKDSEGRIVKVTSLERNIKLDTYYCVNCGNELIARLGEIRRKHFAHKEQIDCSYETYLHKLSKTVFYRLYRSCLKKNRPFILEYSEKQICKHFQDDFNITCDLGQQVQDFDLTSYFTEIELEKRDRNLIPDVRIFNEKTGESIYVEIAVTHKSEENKVNSGNRILEFLVNEESDLKLFTSKRIELENEKIIRHNFSKSEPQEIDCDGNCPTSKDIFQVFKSGKSILTDTKLKKLKRHLKNDVISDFKIVDLENNYENYTYVQNVVRAHEKETEIKNCFLCRYHAKNKDYHTKRIRPIFCKFLKETFPSNQAVDCEYYRPDESVYAEYRAT, encoded by the coding sequence ATGATTCAATATAGTTTTGCAAAAGATAGTGAGGGGAGAATTGTTAAAGTTACATCACTTGAGCGTAATATAAAGTTAGATACATACTATTGTGTGAATTGTGGCAATGAACTGATTGCTCGGTTAGGTGAAATTAGAAGAAAACATTTTGCCCATAAGGAACAAATAGATTGTTCCTATGAAACTTACCTTCATAAACTTTCTAAAACAGTTTTTTATAGACTTTATCGGTCATGTTTAAAAAAGAATAGACCATTTATACTTGAGTATTCTGAAAAACAAATTTGCAAACATTTTCAAGATGACTTCAATATTACTTGTGATTTAGGGCAACAAGTTCAAGACTTTGATCTTACTTCCTATTTTACCGAAATAGAACTTGAAAAAAGAGATAGAAATTTAATTCCTGATGTACGAATTTTTAATGAGAAAACTGGTGAGTCTATCTATGTCGAAATCGCTGTTACTCACAAATCTGAAGAAAATAAAGTGAATAGCGGAAATAGAATCCTTGAATTCTTAGTTAATGAAGAAAGTGACCTGAAGCTTTTTACTTCAAAAAGAATTGAATTAGAAAATGAAAAAATCATTCGTCACAATTTTAGCAAAAGTGAACCCCAAGAAATTGATTGTGACGGTAACTGCCCTACTTCTAAAGATATATTTCAAGTTTTCAAGTCTGGCAAGTCTATTCTTACTGACACAAAGCTTAAAAAGTTAAAAAGACATCTAAAAAACGATGTGATTTCAGATTTTAAAATTGTTGATCTTGAAAACAATTATGAAAATTATACTTATGTGCAGAACGTAGTTAGGGCTCATGAGAAAGAGACTGAAATAAAGAATTGCTTTCTTTGTAGGTACCATGCAAAAAATAAAGATTATCACACTAAACGTATTAGGCCTATTTTCTGTAAATTTCTGAAAGAAACTTTTCCCTCAAACCAAGCAGTAGATTGTGAGTATTACAGACCGGATGAGTCTGTTTATGCAGAGTACCGTGCAACCTAA
- a CDS encoding FG-GAP repeat domain-containing protein, with the protein MQGAYKLLITSFIVILFNACSGVGNQPWTALVPDEASFLIVPQSDVTPFSLPQTEYASLLEDITESSIQQISAFDGDLLRTISLKGVAIHPSTSMTTDLIWITESKQPIEEWVSQYYQPLAQNYYTFNEVMVHKISKANNLYFIAQVNDWLVISTSSWALESALRSYLGLAPSMQMPTEPAPGQLIMNTPRLDGWVEQFTNVTFRPSVYKAFSGTNPATLFFSNNADSTEAKFTLEGKITLSEETRSPLVESVAYKNSALSLDRYIASNAAAFALLRKAPNMTPQEPEDRVTRLDSLLLNNSTEFTGIANTLGDEFGFEAFPESGLLSSGEFLFMRKLTKKGELRARLYDLATEGYIDRQGDSYYASSSVLASLIGSELCTFKEFYISFSGDVMVISKRRGLSESVEADRARRRVMYYNSSYTELRKDLPTDVSGFVWAKTSEFEQFIKPFLLKDNAALGLLNRFDVIHLTMRKLNDSSIDFSLKTTTEEGFTQPYQELWVSPLNNGELTGTPILGDIVGSATKEIIYATTQGEIYAVAGDGTIVLEASTDGSIPVGSPVLYDWYGNNQPIVMLGAGTKIFAWNQNGSLLPKFPIEIGQRISAPIVVTDVRRNGIPEIIVATEDRQVHVIDGRGENVTGWPQVVNAVITSAPTFERVDDVWSIWAFSQNIVHSWLRSGATRPGYPQFINAGFSGSPVVFNNNVWGAGIDGHLYSVGKNPSISDSLGTFVRMDSVSVKSMYVANNALHSVGVHENVLLRDSTGFYRNDLVSTISQNGSVFMYSPDGSLKLTKTLGQPASKTLHPSIIDIDQDGNDDVIALAEFGRLFAWEVLTGERIYDLPTSGMKFPLITDLNGDGEMELIAQTREGLRCWTIIKQE; encoded by the coding sequence ATGCAAGGTGCGTATAAGCTATTAATTACATCATTTATCGTCATTCTATTTAATGCCTGTTCTGGCGTAGGTAATCAACCTTGGACAGCCTTGGTACCCGATGAAGCCAGTTTTCTGATCGTACCGCAATCTGACGTAACCCCATTTTCTCTTCCCCAAACAGAATATGCTTCGCTGCTAGAGGATATTACTGAGAGTTCGATTCAGCAGATATCCGCCTTCGACGGCGACCTCCTTCGCACTATTTCTCTTAAAGGAGTGGCAATCCACCCGTCCACTTCTATGACCACCGACCTCATTTGGATTACCGAATCCAAGCAACCCATCGAAGAATGGGTAAGCCAGTACTACCAACCCCTGGCTCAAAACTACTATACCTTCAATGAGGTGATGGTTCACAAAATTTCTAAAGCCAACAATTTATACTTCATAGCGCAAGTAAACGATTGGTTGGTCATTTCCACTAGCAGTTGGGCCTTAGAATCGGCCTTACGGTCTTACTTAGGCTTAGCGCCTTCCATGCAGATGCCCACTGAACCGGCACCCGGTCAACTCATTATGAACACCCCTCGTCTTGATGGCTGGGTGGAGCAGTTTACCAATGTCACCTTTCGTCCATCGGTATACAAAGCATTTTCGGGCACGAATCCCGCAACGCTGTTCTTTAGCAACAATGCGGATTCCACCGAAGCCAAGTTCACCCTTGAAGGCAAAATCACTCTTTCTGAAGAAACTCGATCTCCTCTAGTAGAATCCGTGGCCTATAAAAACTCGGCCCTTTCCTTAGATCGTTATATTGCCAGTAATGCCGCGGCTTTTGCCCTTTTGCGCAAAGCCCCGAACATGACCCCTCAAGAACCTGAGGACCGCGTAACTCGCCTCGATTCCCTACTCCTGAACAACTCCACCGAATTTACCGGAATCGCCAACACCTTAGGCGACGAATTCGGTTTTGAAGCCTTTCCAGAATCAGGACTGCTATCAAGTGGTGAGTTTTTATTCATGCGGAAGTTGACCAAGAAAGGCGAACTTAGAGCTCGACTGTATGACTTAGCCACCGAAGGCTACATTGACCGCCAAGGCGACTCTTACTATGCTAGCAGTTCGGTTCTTGCCTCCCTGATTGGATCGGAATTATGCACCTTCAAAGAATTTTATATCTCCTTTTCCGGCGATGTGATGGTGATCTCGAAGCGCCGTGGGCTATCGGAAAGTGTGGAAGCCGATCGTGCAAGGCGCCGCGTGATGTACTACAATTCATCCTATACCGAACTACGCAAAGACCTCCCCACCGATGTAAGTGGTTTTGTGTGGGCCAAGACGTCTGAGTTTGAGCAATTCATAAAACCTTTCTTACTGAAAGATAACGCCGCACTAGGACTGTTGAACCGCTTTGATGTGATACACCTTACCATGCGTAAGCTCAACGACTCCTCCATCGATTTTTCCTTGAAAACCACTACCGAAGAAGGCTTCACCCAGCCCTACCAAGAACTGTGGGTAAGTCCACTTAACAATGGTGAGTTAACTGGTACTCCTATTCTTGGGGATATTGTTGGAAGCGCCACCAAAGAAATTATTTATGCCACCACTCAAGGTGAAATTTACGCCGTAGCAGGCGATGGCACCATCGTACTTGAAGCAAGCACCGATGGTAGCATTCCGGTTGGCAGCCCGGTACTCTACGACTGGTATGGCAACAACCAACCGATTGTGATGTTAGGTGCCGGCACCAAGATTTTTGCTTGGAACCAAAACGGTTCCTTACTGCCTAAGTTCCCAATTGAAATCGGGCAGCGCATTAGTGCCCCAATAGTAGTTACCGATGTACGCCGAAATGGAATTCCTGAAATTATTGTAGCTACCGAAGACCGCCAAGTGCATGTAATTGATGGCCGAGGCGAAAATGTAACGGGTTGGCCGCAAGTAGTGAATGCCGTTATCACTTCCGCTCCTACCTTTGAAAGAGTAGATGACGTATGGTCGATTTGGGCTTTCTCGCAAAACATTGTGCATAGTTGGTTACGAAGTGGAGCTACTCGCCCGGGCTACCCACAGTTTATTAACGCGGGCTTTAGCGGTTCCCCTGTAGTATTTAACAACAATGTATGGGGTGCGGGCATCGACGGACATCTTTACAGCGTTGGGAAAAACCCAAGCATCTCCGACTCCTTAGGTACATTCGTGCGAATGGATTCGGTATCGGTGAAGTCGATGTATGTAGCCAATAATGCATTGCATTCGGTAGGCGTGCATGAAAACGTACTGCTTCGTGACAGCACTGGTTTTTACCGCAACGACTTAGTGAGCACCATTAGCCAAAATGGATCGGTATTTATGTACAGTCCCGATGGCTCGCTAAAGCTAACCAAGACCTTAGGCCAACCTGCTTCCAAAACCCTACATCCTTCCATCATCGACATCGACCAAGATGGGAATGATGATGTGATCGCCTTGGCTGAGTTTGGTCGTTTATTCGCTTGGGAAGTACTTACCGGCGAACGCATCTACGACCTTCCAACGTCAGGGATGAAGTTCCCCTTGATTACCGACTTAAACGGTGATGGAGAGATGGAGCTGATTGCACAAACACGCGAAGGCCTTCGTTGCTGGACCATCATTAAGCAAGAGTAG
- a CDS encoding ABC-three component system protein, whose product MASENLYSAAEQALGYIYQIRFALLQTFNLNESTVCFIEKDDDIDFSDPEEGKILASLKHKAVGDSLSDLSPDFWKSVRIWLNYYQNEKSAFSQNDLSFFLFTTGKIPEGAVLKMFLPNSERRSDYANEMKTVLERSESKTLKSIYKLIDNIPEDNLNHFFSCITIFDSQERIQDIPKKIINQRLRTVRPNFREKVYENLEGWWLNECINLLTGNRNEPISVEEVSGKLSLIAENYHFENLPIEFEFAEPEEEISPDADDRLFVKQLRIIGLKSDRITRAILDYYRAFQQRNSWIRNFAELNGELEAYDDRLIDEWSRLKEIVFEELEENTPEKVIQATARKLINQISTSDHENFRIRPKVSKTFVHMGSYHILANESSPRVFWHPHFKERLKEILDEVEK is encoded by the coding sequence ATGGCTTCTGAGAATTTATACTCTGCTGCTGAACAAGCACTTGGTTATATATATCAAATTCGATTCGCTTTGCTACAGACATTCAACTTAAATGAGAGTACAGTCTGTTTCATTGAAAAAGATGATGATATTGATTTTAGTGATCCTGAAGAAGGAAAAATTTTAGCCTCTCTTAAACATAAGGCAGTAGGAGATTCACTATCAGATCTATCGCCTGACTTCTGGAAATCCGTGAGGATCTGGTTGAATTATTATCAAAATGAAAAAAGTGCCTTCTCACAAAATGACCTGTCTTTTTTTCTATTTACAACCGGCAAAATTCCTGAAGGGGCAGTTCTTAAAATGTTTCTCCCAAATTCAGAACGAAGGTCTGATTATGCTAATGAAATGAAAACCGTTCTGGAAAGATCTGAATCCAAAACTTTAAAAAGTATCTATAAACTAATAGACAATATACCAGAGGATAATCTTAATCATTTCTTTAGTTGCATAACAATTTTTGATTCACAAGAACGCATACAGGATATACCTAAAAAAATAATAAACCAGAGATTAAGAACAGTTAGACCAAATTTTAGAGAAAAGGTATATGAGAACCTTGAAGGATGGTGGCTTAATGAATGTATAAATTTATTAACAGGAAATAGAAACGAACCAATAAGTGTTGAGGAAGTCTCTGGGAAACTATCATTGATAGCAGAAAATTACCATTTTGAGAATCTCCCAATTGAATTTGAATTTGCAGAGCCTGAGGAAGAAATATCACCGGATGCAGATGACAGACTTTTTGTAAAACAGTTGCGAATTATTGGTCTTAAGTCTGATAGAATTACTAGAGCTATTTTAGATTACTACCGTGCTTTCCAACAACGAAATTCTTGGATACGTAATTTTGCAGAATTAAATGGAGAATTAGAGGCATATGATGACAGGCTTATAGATGAATGGAGTCGACTTAAAGAAATAGTTTTTGAAGAATTAGAAGAGAATACACCTGAAAAAGTAATCCAAGCAACCGCTAGAAAATTAATAAATCAAATATCTACTAGTGATCACGAAAACTTTAGAATTCGCCCAAAGGTTTCAAAGACATTTGTCCATATGGGCAGTTATCACATTTTGGCAAATGAAAGCTCTCCCAGAGTATTTTGGCACCCTCACTTTAAGGAAAGATTAAAAGAAATATTGGATGAGGTTGAAAAATGA
- a CDS encoding DUF3732 domain-containing protein has product MNIKEIILYSHSGEIRRIKFQVNGLNIITGRSSTGKSALSEIVEYCMGRSTFNIPEGPIRDKVSWYAVLFQFQNEQILIAKPTPAATASSCSKAMVRRGNDIEPPSFETLEQNSDDETVVSLLSNKLGIPSYQTEVSSSHSRDSYKPNIKHTPFYLFQKQNLIANKDQLFYRQNESYIPQSIKDTLPILLGVSPKGKLELESKLRSLRRELKIAEKRLEEKEQFDTQIDVRINGLLSEAKQVGILSNTYQPEDANHAISTLENLMDWKPTPIPESNAQDIIILENELRELRKEKSELNETLRTTQSFLEKTAGFTTEAEEQYSRLQSINALPYNNEGEWQWPFAPENLNLESTIADALLNELASLEEELKTVAGEKPNLDEYIVGLEEKLQELNQNVRSKEEELASAISANETIAQMDNLNAAAAKTIGRISLFLENYNPIDDKSDLIRNIEIIQQKIDAIESEIGTDNSEDRLTSILSIISSRLDNYVKDLDAEFSEHTFRFDFKNLTIVVDRPDRPVPMQKTGGASNHLAYHIGALLAIHHFSSKNNRPIPSFLFLDQPTQVYFPSEQVYNSASGSIEETERDSDINRVRRLFEILYSFVTNECPSFQIIITEHANLRDEWFQNSIVEEPWTKPPALVPDEWESMQ; this is encoded by the coding sequence ATGAATATAAAAGAAATAATTTTATACAGTCATTCAGGTGAAATCAGACGAATAAAGTTTCAAGTGAATGGTCTAAATATAATCACAGGTCGATCATCTACTGGAAAGTCCGCATTGTCTGAGATTGTTGAATATTGCATGGGTAGAAGTACATTTAATATTCCAGAGGGACCAATTAGGGATAAAGTATCTTGGTATGCAGTATTATTTCAATTCCAAAACGAACAAATATTAATTGCTAAGCCGACTCCTGCTGCTACTGCTTCTAGTTGCTCAAAGGCCATGGTTAGACGGGGTAATGATATTGAACCCCCGTCATTCGAAACGTTAGAACAAAATTCTGATGATGAAACAGTTGTATCACTACTTTCAAATAAATTAGGAATCCCATCTTATCAAACCGAGGTATCTAGTTCTCATAGCCGTGATTCTTATAAACCCAATATTAAACATACTCCGTTTTATCTATTTCAGAAACAAAATTTGATAGCAAATAAGGATCAACTTTTTTATCGGCAAAATGAAAGCTATATACCACAATCAATTAAAGATACTCTACCAATTCTTTTGGGGGTTTCACCAAAAGGTAAATTAGAATTAGAGAGCAAACTGAGATCACTGAGAAGAGAATTAAAAATTGCCGAAAAAAGACTCGAAGAAAAAGAACAATTTGATACTCAAATTGATGTAAGAATTAACGGATTGCTATCTGAAGCAAAGCAAGTTGGAATATTGTCTAATACCTATCAGCCAGAAGATGCAAATCATGCAATTAGTACTTTGGAAAATTTAATGGATTGGAAACCAACACCAATTCCTGAAAGTAATGCTCAAGATATCATAATTCTTGAAAATGAATTAAGAGAATTGCGAAAAGAGAAGAGCGAATTGAATGAAACCCTAAGAACTACTCAATCTTTTTTAGAAAAAACAGCTGGCTTTACAACTGAGGCCGAAGAACAGTACAGCAGACTTCAATCTATCAATGCCCTTCCATATAATAATGAAGGGGAGTGGCAATGGCCATTTGCACCGGAAAATTTAAATTTAGAATCTACAATTGCTGATGCACTATTAAATGAGTTAGCCTCATTAGAGGAAGAACTAAAAACTGTTGCGGGTGAAAAGCCCAACTTAGATGAATATATAGTTGGCTTAGAGGAAAAACTTCAAGAACTAAATCAAAATGTAAGAAGTAAAGAAGAAGAATTAGCTTCAGCGATTTCAGCAAATGAAACAATTGCTCAAATGGACAATCTAAATGCTGCTGCTGCAAAAACAATAGGTAGAATTAGTTTATTCCTGGAGAATTACAATCCTATTGATGATAAATCTGACTTAATTAGAAATATTGAAATTATTCAACAAAAGATTGATGCAATAGAATCTGAAATTGGAACTGATAATTCCGAAGATAGATTAACCTCTATTTTAAGTATTATTTCATCACGACTTGATAATTATGTGAAAGACTTAGATGCAGAGTTTTCCGAACATACATTTAGATTTGATTTCAAAAATTTGACTATTGTAGTTGACAGACCAGATCGTCCAGTACCAATGCAAAAAACAGGTGGTGCTTCCAATCACCTTGCATATCATATAGGCGCATTGCTAGCAATCCATCATTTTTCTTCAAAGAACAACAGGCCTATACCCTCCTTCTTGTTTTTAGATCAACCAACTCAGGTTTATTTTCCTTCAGAGCAAGTTTACAACAGTGCATCAGGCTCGATTGAAGAAACAGAACGTGATTCAGACATCAATAGAGTACGTAGGTTATTTGAGATCTTATATAGTTTTGTAACAAATGAATGTCCAAGTTTCCAAATTATCATAACAGAACATGCAAATCTTCGTGATGAATGGTTCCAAAATTCTATAGTAGAAGAGCCCTGGACTAAACCTCCAGCTTTAGTACCAGATGAATGGGAAAGCATGCAATAG
- a CDS encoding three component ABC system middle component, with the protein MKDWDVRPPEIRTLFNPAFCGLVLARGIKGYYQETSESMPYSLSLLILPLCLHKRTRDQVLDNNRSYFTKILEAYPEIRVNFAQRTRGLLPYSMEALAFLMKCNSIEVDDNGSIFLNEDGIMKTIKGSQDTQDCQKAAKLIGKKFGKINDKVTIYTSLGVKP; encoded by the coding sequence ATGAAAGATTGGGATGTTAGGCCTCCAGAAATACGGACTTTATTTAACCCTGCATTTTGCGGATTAGTATTAGCAAGAGGGATCAAAGGGTATTACCAAGAAACAAGTGAATCAATGCCCTACTCTCTGTCACTTTTAATATTACCTCTTTGCTTGCATAAACGAACAAGGGATCAAGTTCTCGATAATAATCGATCATACTTTACAAAAATATTAGAAGCATATCCTGAAATCAGAGTAAACTTTGCACAAAGAACACGGGGTCTTTTACCTTACTCAATGGAAGCCTTGGCCTTCCTAATGAAATGTAATTCAATAGAAGTCGACGATAATGGTTCTATTTTTCTAAATGAAGATGGGATTATGAAAACAATAAAGGGGAGCCAAGATACACAGGACTGTCAAAAGGCAGCTAAACTAATTGGGAAAAAATTTGGCAAAATTAATGATAAAGTAACTATCTATACTTCTTTAGGGGTCAAACCATGA
- a CDS encoding tetratricopeptide repeat protein: protein MTELEYINEFQKRKSSELTEETISLINQAVKDYPNSEKLWILRGDLLQLIDVEIGIPLEESLNSYKRALEINPDSSEANFEMASFLNNVLDQTEKAHMFYQKAKNA, encoded by the coding sequence ATGACTGAGCTTGAATACATAAATGAATTTCAAAAACGAAAGTCTTCTGAACTAACAGAAGAAACCATTTCGCTTATTAATCAAGCTGTCAAAGATTATCCAAATTCTGAAAAACTCTGGATTTTACGAGGAGATTTACTCCAGCTCATAGATGTTGAAATAGGCATACCTTTAGAAGAATCTTTGAATTCTTATAAAAGAGCTTTGGAAATAAACCCAGATTCATCTGAAGCGAATTTCGAAATGGCGTCTTTCTTAAATAATGTTCTCGACCAAACGGAAAAAGCTCACATGTTTTATCAAAAGGCAAAAAATGCCTAA